A single window of Hippocampus zosterae strain Florida chromosome 15, ASM2543408v3, whole genome shotgun sequence DNA harbors:
- the LOC127616146 gene encoding activin receptor type-2B-like — translation MSFSWLTCSLLLGTLCAGYSVGEAETRECVFYNDNWRAEKTNQSGFERCDDKDKDKDKRLHCYASWLNSSGTIKLVKKGCWLDDFNCYDRQECVSMDENPQVFFCCCEGNYCNERFTHLPDLIGIGNRVKIRPPPRVPSMLNVLVYSLLPLCVLSLAIILALWMYRHRKPPYGHVDLSEDPGPTPPSPMVGLKPLQLLEIKARGRFGCVWKAQLMSEYVAVKIFPVQDKQSWQNERDIFLTAGMRHENILRYIAAEKHGSNLETELWLITEFHERGSLTDHLKGNTVTWGELCLIAETMSRGLAYLHEDIPSNKGEEPKPTIAHRDFKSKNVMLRSDLTAVIGDFGLAVRFEPGKPPGDTHGQVGTRRYMAPEVLEGAINFQRDSFLRIDMYAMGLVLWELVSRCNETDGTVGEYLLPFEDEIGQHPSLEDLQDVVVHKKMRPVIKDCWLKHPGLSQLSETIEECWDHDAEARLSAGCVEERIGQIARTSGGTTSDGPVSIVTSLTNEDLPPKESST, via the exons ATGTCTTTCTCGTGGCTGACTTGTTCACTTCTGCTGGGAACTTTATGCGCAG GGTACAGCGTGGGCGAGGCGGAGACGCGCGAATGCGTGTTCTACAATGACAActggcgcgccgagaagaccaACCAGAGCGGCTTTGAGCGCTGCGACGACAAGGATAAAGACAAGGACAAGCGGCTGCACTGCTACGCGTCCTGGCTCAACTCCTCAGGGACCATCAAGTTGGTAAAGAAAGGCTGCTGGCTGGACGATTTCAACTGCTATGACAG GCAAGAGTGCGTCTCCATGGACGAGAACCCTCAGGTCTTCTTCTGTTGCTGCGAGGGCAACTACTGCAACGAGCGCTTCACCCACCTCCCCGACTTGATCGGCATCGGCAACCGAG TCAAAATCCGGCCTCCGCCCCGAGTGCCGTCCATGCTGAATGTGCTCGTCTACTCCCTGCTGCCGCTCTGCGTGCTCTCCTTGGCGATCATCTTGGCCCTGTGGATGTACCGTCACCGCAAACCTCCTTACGGCCACGTGGACCTGAGCGAG GACCCTGGACCCACCCCCCCATCACCCATGGTGGGACTGAAGCCCCTGCAGCTGCTGGAAATCAAAGCCAGGGGACGCTTTGGTTGTGTTTGGAAAGCCCAGCTCATGAGCGAATATGTCGCAGTCAAGATCTTCCCTGTTCAG GATAAGCAGTCATGGCAAAACGAGCGGGACATCTTCCTGACAGCCGGCATGCGCCACGAGAATATCCTCCGATATATCGCCGCTGAGAAGCACGGCAGCAACTTGGAGACGGAACTGTGGCTCATCACGGAGTTCCACGAGAGA gGTTCTCTGACCGACCACCTCAAGGGCAACACTGTGACTTGGGGGGAGCTGTGCCTCATAGCCGAGACCATGTCCCGCGGCTTAGCCTACCTCCACGAGGACATTCCCAGCAACAAGGGAGAAGAGCCCAAACCCACCATTGCGCACAG GGATTTCAAGAGTAAGAATGTTATGCTACGAAGTGACCTGACCGCAGTCATCGGAGACTTTGGACTTGCTGTTCGCTTTGAACCAGGGAAACCTCCAGGAGACACTCATGGGCAG GTGGGTACGCGACGCTACATGGCACCAGAGGTACTGGAAGGAGCCATCAACTTCCAGCGAGACTCCTTCCTGAGGATCGACATGTACGCCATGGGTCTGGTGCTTTGGGAACTGGTCTCCCGTTGCAACGAAACGGATG GTACTGTGGGGGAATACCTGCTGCCGTTTGAGGACGAAATCGGGCAGCATCCAAGCCTGGAAGATCTGCAGGATGTGGTCGTGCACAAGAAAATGCGGCCAGTCATCAAAGACTGTTGGCTCAAACATCCT GGTCTGAGCCAACTGAGCGAGACCATCGAGGAATGTTGGGACCATGACGCCGAGGCCCGCCTGTCGGCCGGCTGCGTGGAGGAGCGCATCGGCCAGATCGCCAGGACCAGCGGCGGCACTACCTCAGACGGTCCCGTCTCCATCGTCACGTCGCTCACCAACGAGGACCTACCTCCCAAAGAGTCCAGTACCTGA